From one Diprion similis isolate iyDipSimi1 chromosome 7, iyDipSimi1.1, whole genome shotgun sequence genomic stretch:
- the LOC124408196 gene encoding uncharacterized protein LOC124408196, which produces MQKLLLVLVVLVSGVSGSSEKDQDVSSPNSISAKTLPAMEESEGGLKIDNEIRKRCEPQPDYRSYIECLLQETKRKKRQCGPTLCGGYQTCYGSSCLSSNQQQQLNCQGTECAQNGQQACSGFGCVFFGHKCQGKGCIQIGETCYGIGCVPPQIVQISTPGPVKEGPKNDGDQPSSNNIPLGQNREPLNDGEKVQDVHQENPDVSALRKEIAEIREQLRSVKEQNDRLIEITEKATTLILSGNEERERDRDREFDEPILSHNLTTSIDISNYVNNTNVINVPSQLPNNGADHRRDQSEHNEGRVPDFNSKLSQLQGTTGNSGTESKSHCCIVVRPKTCRTIWQPPYFVCRQKKHRTCGSHCYGKQVVHSQVRPECVRNATENCVSYHPTPYVPTYPVYPAASFYPPTPTYYPVVGAAQYYPVYAPASVPIYAPVSGPIYGQPSSMQYPSQSGSWNLDEDSDYVDECEDCETPEDQVVTEECQDGTVECKPMVKKDQEGHRDNSEDRMSVAQPGRGDTTIGNSVAKRRPDDRNTPPGESEVDPLAQLHQVEKEAQAIKKSEDQLTTSLGMLEEAVELKRLQEQDKAPRNPKGGGSAPKIDGQASEEKQPPSATINPN; this is translated from the exons ATGCAG AAGCTGCTGCTAGTCCTGGTGGTCCTGGTCTCCGGAGTGTCGGGGTCCTCTGAAAAGGATCAAGATGTCTCAAGTCCCAACTCAATATCCGCGAAGACGTTACCAGCGATGGAAGAGAGCGAAGGGGGATTGAAGATCGACAACGAGATCAGAAAGAGGTGCGAACCGCAGCCGGACTATCGATCCTACATAGAATGCCTTCTACAGGAGACAAAACGGAAAAAACGGCAGTGCGGTCCGACGTTGTGCGGAGGTTACCAGACCTGCTATGGAAGCAGTTGCCTCTCGTCGAATCAGCAACAGCAGCTAAACTGTCAAGGAACAGAATGTGCGCAAAATGGACAGCAAGCCTGTTCAGGATTTGGCTGCGTCTTCTTTGGCCATAAGTGCCAAGGAAAAGGCTGCATCCAGATCGGTGAAACCTGTTACGGAATCGGCTGCGTTCCTCCTCAAATTGTTCAGATCAGTACTCCTGGTCCGGTTAAAGAAGGTCCGAAGAACGATGGAGACCAGCCTTCAAGTAATAATATACCCTTGGGGCAGAATAGAGAACCTTTGAATGACGGTGAAAAGGTTCAGGACGTGCACCAGGAGAATCCTGACGTGTCCGCACTCCGCAAGGAGATTGCGGAAATTAGAGAACAGCTTAGATCCGTCAAGGAGCAGAATGACAGGTTGATAGAGATCACGGAAAAGGCTACGACGCTTATACTGTCTGGGAACGAGGAACGGGAGAGGGACAGAGATAGGGAATTCGACGAACCCATATTGAGCCACAACTTGACCACCAGTATAGACATCAGCAATTACGTAAACAACACGAACGTCATCAACGTGCCTTCACAGCTTCCGAATAACGGTGCTGATCATCGTCGGGATCAAAGTGAGCACAACGAAGGCCGGGTTCCTGACTTCAACTCCAAACTGTCACA GCTCCAGGGTACCACCGGAAATTCCGGCACCGAGAGCAAGTCACACTGCTGTATCGTCGTGCGGCCAAAAACGTGCCGCACTATCTGGCAGCCTCCGTATTTCGTCTGCCGACAGAAGAAGCATCGGACTTGTGGATCGCATTGCTATGGAAAACAGGTCGTCCATAGTCAGGTGCGGCCGGAGTGCGTCAGGAATGCTACTG AAAACTGCGTCAGCTATCATCCCACTCCGTACGTGCCAACTTACCCTGTGTATCCAGCTGCCAGCTTTTACCCTCCGACACCGACGTACTATCCGGTGGTCGGAGCTGCCCAGTATTATCCAGTCTACGCACCGGCTTCGGTGCCAATTTATGCTCCAGTCTCAGGGCCGATTTACGGACAGCCATCATCGATGCAGTATCCTTCGCAATCGGGGTCCTGGAACCTCGACGAGGACTCCGATTACGTGGATGAGTGCGAGGACTGCGAAACACCTGAG GATCAAGTTGTGACTGAAGAATGCCAGGACGGGACTGTCGAATGTAAACCGATGGTGAAAAAAG aCCAGGAAGGCCATCGGGACAACTCAGAGGACAGGATGTCAGTTGCGCAACCAGGACGCGGCGACACGACGATCGGGAACTCCGTCGCGAAGAGGAGACCCGATGATCGGAATACGCCGCCAGGGGAATCGGAGGTCGATCCATTGGCCCAGCTTCACCAGGTGGAGAAGGAGGCTCAGGCCATCAAGAAATCGGAGGATCAGCTGACCACCTCTTTGGGGATGCTGGAAGAAGCCGTGGAGTTGAAGAGGCTCCAGGAACAGGATAAAGCCCCGCGCAATCCGAAGGGGGGAGGATCTGCACCGAAGATCGACGGCCAAGCCAGCGAAGAAAAGCAGCCACCCTCAGCCACGATTAATCCAAACTGA
- the LOC124408096 gene encoding L-threonine ammonia-lyase, with amino-acid sequence MRDLNKLPSQPLDLFASNGVNKSYSSTSNISVSSTSTGDESVFDPYCVEGSPQKITFEDVTSAAFKVKSGIINTPCARSRLSDSMGMELYLKKDFLQTTGSFKERGARYALLMLSDEQKRTGVISASLGNHALALCYHGAKLGIPVTVVMPAVAPIMKIAACKQHGATVVVQGSDMGEAKHNAMQIGKEKGLVYINGYDHPHIMAGQGTLGLEVVEQVPDIDAVVVPVGGGGLIAGVALAIKTLHPHVKVIGVESQRCASFTAARAAGRPTYTPIESTLADGLAVPMVGYNAFVTADPLIDKLVVVKEEWIAIAILKLVESEKCIVEGAGATGLAAILAGQLDELKGKRVVLPLCGGNIDTTILGRCLERGLAAEGRLLKFTVTVSDRPGGISELCRMVADIGVSIKDIMHERAWIMSDIFSVEVKVVCETRDAVHTRQLQEMLYKNYRRVVFGSSSELANGDDHSFAGY; translated from the exons ATGAGGGATTTGAATAAGCTTCCAAGTCAGCCTCTTGACTTGTTTGCTTCAAATGGAGTTAACAAGAGTTACTCGAGCACTAGCAACATTTCCGTCTCCTCGACTTCTACG GGAGATGAGTCCGTCTTTGACCCTTACTGCGTCGAAGGAAGTCCGCAAAAAATCACCTTTGAAGATGTAACCTCAGCAGCGTTCAAAGTCAAGTCAGGGATAATCAACACGCCATGTGCT AGATCCCGGCTGTCGGATTCAATGGGCATGGAACTGTACCTGAAGAAAGACTTCCTGCAAACCACGGGAAGCTTCAAGGAACGAGGCGCTCGTTACGCGTTGCTGATGCTCTCGGACGAGCAGAAGCGGACCGGAGTGATATCGGCATCCTTGGGCAACCACGCCTTGGCACTCTGTTACCACGGAGCAAAACTCGGAATACCCGTGACAGTCGTGATGCCGGCTGTGGCACCGATCATGAAAATCGCGGCGTGCAAACAACACGGCGCAACCGTCGTCGTCCAGGGTTCTGACATGGGGGAAGCCAAGCACAACGCCATGCAGATCGGCAAGGAAAAGGGCCTCGTCTACATCAACGG cTACGACCATCCGCACATCATGGCTGGCCAAGGCACATTGGGATTGGAGGTCGTGGAGCAGGTACCAGACATTGATGCCGTTGTCGTTCCCGTTGGAGGAGGAGGTCTCATCGCCGGTGTTGCACTGGCGATAAAAACTCTGCATCCTCATGTCAAAGTCATA GGTGTCGAGTCCCAGAGGTGCGCAAGTTTCACGGCAGCCCGAGCAGCCGGTCGTCCGACTTACACACCAATCGAATCGACTCTGGCCGATGGTCTGGCCGTTCCTATGGTCGGTTACAACGCTTTCGTTACTGCTGATCCGCTGATTGACAAGCTAGTAGTCGTCAAGGAGGAGTGGATTGCGATAGCGATCTTGAAGCTGGTCGAAAGTGAGAAGTGCATCGTTGAGGGTGCTGGAGCTACGGGACTGGCCGCCATTCTTGCAGGACAGCTCGACGAACTGAAAGGAAAAAG AGTGGTCCTCCCCCTCTGCGGAGGCAACATAGATACAACGATCCTGGGCAGGTGCCTGGAACGTGGACTTGCCGCCGAGGGTCGCCTCCTCAAGTTCACGGTGACGGTGTCCGATCGCCCAGGCGGGATTTCGGAGCTCTGCAGGATGGTCGCCGACATCGGGGTATCCATCAAGGACATCATGCACGAGCGAGCCTGGATCATGTCGGACATATTCAGCGTTGAGGTGAAGGTCGTATGCGAGACCAGAGACGCCGTCCACACCCGACAGCTACAGGAAATGCTCTACAAGAACTACAGGAGAGTTGTTTTTGGCAGCAGTTCCGAACTTGCAAACGGCGATGATCATTCCTTCGCGGGGTACTAG